From [Clostridium] symbiosum, a single genomic window includes:
- the nifS gene encoding cysteine desulfurase NifS: MKQIIYLDNAATTKTRPEVVEAMLPYFTEFYGNPSSVYDFSAEPKKAIADARETIAGALGAKANEIYFTNGGTESDNWALIATAEAYQAKGNHIITTKIEHHAILHTCEYLESRGFEVTYLDVDEFGVVKLDDLKKAIRPETILISVMFANNEIGTIQPIKEIGAIAKEHGILFHTDAVQAFGHVPINVDECHIDMLSSSAHKLNGPRGVGFLYIRTGVKAKAFIHGGAQERKRRGGTENTPGIVGFGKAVEIAMATMKERTEKERALRDHLIERVMKEVPFVRLNGHPSKRLSNNTNFAFQFIEGESLLIMLDMDGICGSSGSACTSGSLDPSHVLLAIGLPHEIAHGSLRLTLNDEITMEQIDFTVESIKKIVERLRSMSPLYEDYMKRQAVAHA; encoded by the coding sequence ATGAAACAGATTATTTATCTGGACAATGCAGCTACAACGAAGACGAGACCGGAGGTTGTAGAAGCGATGCTTCCGTATTTTACGGAATTTTACGGAAACCCATCCTCCGTATATGATTTTTCTGCAGAGCCTAAGAAGGCGATTGCGGATGCGAGGGAGACGATTGCCGGAGCGCTCGGCGCAAAGGCGAATGAGATTTACTTTACAAACGGCGGTACCGAGTCGGACAACTGGGCGCTCATTGCTACGGCAGAGGCCTATCAGGCGAAGGGAAACCATATTATTACTACTAAAATCGAACACCATGCGATTCTCCACACCTGCGAATATCTGGAAAGCCGCGGTTTTGAAGTGACTTACCTGGATGTGGATGAGTTTGGTGTTGTGAAATTAGATGATCTGAAGAAAGCGATCCGTCCTGAGACGATCCTGATTTCAGTTATGTTTGCCAATAATGAGATTGGAACAATCCAGCCAATCAAAGAAATCGGCGCGATTGCGAAGGAACACGGAATTCTGTTCCATACCGATGCGGTACAGGCATTTGGCCATGTTCCGATCAACGTGGATGAATGCCATATCGACATGTTAAGCTCCAGCGCCCATAAATTAAACGGACCGAGAGGCGTCGGTTTCCTGTATATCCGTACCGGAGTGAAGGCAAAGGCCTTTATCCACGGCGGAGCCCAGGAGAGAAAACGCCGCGGCGGCACAGAGAACACCCCGGGAATCGTGGGATTCGGCAAAGCGGTGGAGATTGCCATGGCCACGATGAAGGAGAGGACGGAGAAGGAGAGAGCTCTCAGGGATCACCTGATCGAGCGCGTGATGAAGGAAGTACCCTTTGTGCGCCTGAACGGCCATCCGTCCAAACGTCTTTCAAATAACACCAACTTTGCATTCCAGTTTATCGAGGGCGAATCCCTGCTGATTATGCTGGACATGGACGGCATCTGCGGCTCCAGCGGTTCCGCCTGCACATCGGGCTCCCTGGATCCTTCACACGTGCTTCTGGCAATCGGCCTTCCTCATGAGATTGCCCATGGTTCACTCCGTCTGACCCTGAATGACGAGATCACGATGGAACAGATTGATTTTACCGTGGAGAGCATCAAGAAAATTGTGGAGCGTTTAAGATCCATGTCTCCATTATATGAGGACTACATGAAGAGACAGGCAGTGGCGCACGCGTAA
- the nifU gene encoding Fe-S cluster assembly scaffold protein NifU: MYSEKVMDHFQNPRNVGEIENASGMGTVGNAKCGDIMRIYLDIDDNQIIRDVKFKTFGCGAAVATSSMATELVKGKSIQEAMQITNKAVMEALDGLPPVKVHCSLLAEEAIHAALWDYSEKHGIKIEGLTKPKTDIGEEEVEEEY, translated from the coding sequence ATGTATTCAGAAAAGGTAATGGATCATTTCCAGAATCCGAGAAACGTCGGAGAGATAGAGAATGCAAGCGGAATGGGAACTGTCGGCAACGCGAAATGCGGTGATATCATGAGGATTTACCTCGATATCGACGACAATCAGATCATCCGCGACGTCAAATTTAAAACGTTCGGCTGCGGGGCCGCAGTGGCTACCAGCAGCATGGCGACAGAACTCGTAAAGGGCAAATCCATACAGGAGGCAATGCAAATTACCAACAAAGCTGTGATGGAAGCACTTGACGGATTGCCCCCAGTTAAGGTACACTGTTCTTTGTTAGCAGAAGAAGCGATCCATGCTGCACTCTGGGATTATTCGGAGAAGCATGGCATTAAAATAGAAGGACTGACTAAGCCAAAGACAGATATCGGTGAGGAAGAAGTCGAAGAAGAGTACTGA
- the mnmA gene encoding tRNA 2-thiouridine(34) synthase MnmA → MEKKKVVVGMSGGVDSSVAAWLLKEQGYDVIGVTMQIWQDEEPEVQEENGGCCGLSAVDDARRVAERLEIPYYVMNFKREFKENVMDYFVQEYIEGKTPNPCIACNRFVKWESLLKRSMDIGADYIATGHYARIEKLENGRFALRKSATAAKDQTYALYNLTQHQLAHTLMPVGEYTKDEIRAIAEKIGLTVANKPDSQEICFIPDHDYAKFIEENTDCHLPEGNFVDKDGNILGRHQGITHYTVGQRKGLNLAMGRPVFVTAIRPETNEVVIGDNEDVFSRRLTCSKLNWMAVDGLPGEGMKVTAKIRYSHKGAPCMIRMIGEDLVECVFDDPQRAATPGQAVVFYDGEYVVGGGTIL, encoded by the coding sequence ATGGAAAAGAAAAAAGTGGTAGTCGGCATGTCCGGAGGAGTAGACTCCTCCGTGGCGGCCTGGCTTTTGAAAGAACAGGGATATGACGTAATCGGCGTTACGATGCAGATATGGCAGGATGAAGAGCCGGAGGTTCAGGAAGAGAACGGAGGCTGCTGCGGCCTGAGCGCCGTGGACGACGCCAGAAGAGTGGCGGAGCGGCTTGAGATTCCCTACTACGTCATGAATTTTAAAAGAGAATTTAAAGAGAATGTAATGGATTATTTCGTGCAGGAATATATCGAGGGGAAGACCCCCAATCCCTGCATTGCCTGCAACCGTTTTGTCAAATGGGAGTCGCTTCTGAAGAGAAGTATGGATATCGGGGCCGACTACATCGCCACCGGCCATTACGCCAGAATCGAGAAACTGGAGAACGGCCGCTTTGCCCTGCGCAAATCTGCGACGGCGGCGAAGGACCAGACCTACGCGCTTTACAATCTGACCCAGCATCAGCTTGCCCATACGCTCATGCCGGTTGGTGAATATACAAAAGATGAGATACGCGCAATTGCGGAGAAAATCGGGCTGACAGTAGCGAATAAGCCGGACAGCCAGGAGATTTGTTTCATTCCGGATCACGATTACGCCAAATTTATTGAAGAAAATACCGATTGCCATCTACCGGAAGGCAATTTTGTAGATAAAGACGGCAACATACTGGGCCGTCACCAGGGCATTACCCATTATACGGTCGGACAGAGGAAGGGACTGAACCTTGCCATGGGCCGTCCCGTATTTGTGACGGCAATCCGCCCGGAGACAAATGAAGTAGTAATAGGAGACAATGAAGACGTTTTTTCCAGAAGACTTACCTGCAGTAAGCTGAACTGGATGGCAGTGGACGGACTTCCCGGGGAGGGGATGAAAGTGACTGCCAAGATTCGTTACAGCCATAAGGGCGCACCCTGCATGATCCGAATGATTGGTGAGGATCTGGTGGAGTGCGTATTTGACGATCCACAGAGAGCTGCAACGCCGGGACAGGCCGTGGTGTTTTACGATGGGGAATACGTGGTCGGAGGAGGAACTATTTTATGA
- a CDS encoding N-acetylmuramoyl-L-alanine amidase — MIKSAGRRGAAVLLGLFLMASSVAGCGGKYEPITLQAQETQASEEESGQIPAGSGTDDGNSQDMAEKANQDRMLVLGDAQGEQAAEEADGAAVAEMSSLENERTTANGFTDVDETVFVVEDHVNLRKGCGTEFSIVTQLKTGDSIKRTGYSDGWSRVIYKDTTCYVMSDFLSTQDPSGENGENVMALENQPAPASADGSAAVSNGRIVAIDAGHQAKGNNEKEPIGPGSSTMKAKVASGAEGISTKLPEYKLTLSVSKKLKRILEERGYQVVMIRETNDVNLSNAERAEIANQSGASIFVRVHANSLDNNSVHGTLAMCQTSGNPYNGNLHDQSYSLSKKITDYVCAATGFKNRGVQETDSMSGINWCTIPVSIVEMGFMSNPEEDQKMAQEDYQELIAAGIANGIDAYFGQ, encoded by the coding sequence ATGATAAAATCAGCAGGACGCAGGGGGGCGGCAGTACTGCTTGGTCTATTCCTGATGGCTTCTTCCGTGGCGGGCTGCGGCGGCAAGTATGAACCGATTACTTTGCAGGCGCAGGAAACCCAGGCTTCGGAGGAGGAGAGTGGGCAGATTCCGGCCGGGAGCGGCACGGATGACGGCAATTCTCAGGATATGGCAGAAAAAGCAAATCAGGATCGGATGCTTGTGCTGGGGGATGCACAGGGCGAACAGGCGGCGGAAGAAGCCGACGGCGCCGCGGTGGCGGAGATGAGCTCGCTTGAGAATGAGCGTACGACCGCCAACGGTTTTACAGATGTGGACGAAACCGTTTTTGTGGTGGAGGATCACGTCAATCTTAGAAAGGGATGCGGAACGGAATTCAGTATCGTGACACAGCTTAAGACCGGCGACAGCATCAAAAGGACCGGTTACAGCGACGGATGGAGCAGAGTCATATATAAGGACACCACATGCTACGTGATGTCGGATTTCCTCTCCACGCAGGATCCTTCGGGAGAGAACGGGGAGAATGTGATGGCTCTTGAGAACCAGCCCGCTCCGGCCAGTGCCGACGGTTCGGCTGCCGTGAGCAACGGCCGCATTGTGGCGATTGATGCGGGACATCAGGCAAAGGGCAACAATGAAAAAGAACCAATCGGACCGGGGTCTTCCACGATGAAGGCCAAAGTGGCGTCCGGTGCGGAGGGAATCAGCACAAAGCTACCGGAATACAAGCTGACGCTGTCGGTGTCCAAGAAGCTTAAGAGGATTTTGGAGGAGCGCGGCTATCAAGTGGTTATGATCCGTGAGACCAACGATGTGAATCTGAGCAATGCGGAGAGGGCGGAGATCGCCAATCAGAGCGGAGCCTCCATCTTTGTCCGTGTCCATGCCAATTCCCTGGATAACAACAGTGTCCACGGAACGCTGGCCATGTGCCAGACATCGGGGAATCCTTACAACGGAAACCTTCATGACCAGAGCTATTCCCTTTCCAAGAAGATCACGGACTATGTCTGCGCCGCGACCGGTTTCAAGAACCGGGGCGTGCAGGAGACGGACAGTATGAGCGGCATAAACTGGTGTACTATCCCGGTGTCCATTGTAGAGATGGGATTCATGAGCAACCCGGAGGAAGACCAGAAGATGGCGCAGGAGGACTATCAGGAGCTGATAGCAGCTGGTATTGCCAATGGAATTGACGCTTATTTTGGACAGTAA